A genomic region of Halichondria panicea chromosome 5, odHalPani1.1, whole genome shotgun sequence contains the following coding sequences:
- the LOC135335781 gene encoding uncharacterized protein LOC135335781 produces MGISVELWRARIGLFSGGRGSRPHSKAPSTKQWPLHFSDTVGSTAKVVQGGLLLLYILTFLSSQDKTEFLKRTRNVGLLVVSIAVLLHSLSHLLLLAGDVESNPGPQMDETMTLDDIKEAHTKLHDSQNKWFEIGQALHVDDVILDSIRKQCDNDDSTCLREMLAHRLKSEPPLTWKELFNSIANLQLIQLEPEGLQTQSGSSGQPVNTVLQGLLDKYQLSPSQVDRQIQRIDIPFLAAYFDNVELYVDLMELTPGEQTDVKGAETNRLAVIKCLKLWKGKNPAQATFKTLLEMLVKLIKGEIAGQICQYLKDPIKRTLPNDITTTQSSKSGTWTEDLMNSLPTLSSTQKTSDIHKELEDEFSIPGGCTQEALSSAKWLQDSIGKKCDILQPDHPAELADDGDVSSGDESFRSAADNRDIFVCPYCKECSPQQFFSKEGCPRKTKSLETISLFPYLDVTGLDDEDVKYLEEKLILDTRKIFIKFSEFSVCIRKSIEGQDTLDNLRDCVLSAVLPNDQGVSALDTEHKEMVLAAKSLARIFSILRTYNYISFLNYQIIELLIQDSGSAIDHKMLERYLDDLKTFCQRSVFEVPPSAFSTCKSRKTAKVFKLKCTESTLTLNEVIVLQDKFAEILGLEFNALQLCSVRKGCVELHFLVSAAVAEYIFPLSPSQESALSEIGARLLPFDKRENKRQDEDENIDAQPTPTPHENLPQSSHTQEQQHITTEEKKPQLYPISKERGPRTTEDLDPQQTTTSQEKKLLEPPSKQEDGERQQSPLPKHLSPSLGISCDDIMPKKTDEGLQTPLHVACENGHTETAQLLIDRGADVNHENKVCFIARAK; encoded by the exons ATGGGGATCTCTGTGGAGTTGTGGAGAGCTCGCATTGGGCTGTTCAGTGGTGGGAGGGGATCGCGACCACACAGTAAAGCTCCTTCGACAAAACAATGGCCTCTACACTTCAGTGATACAGTGGGTAGTACTGCGAAAGTGGTTCAAGGAGGATTGCTTTTATTGTATATTCTCACATTTTTGAGCTCTCAAGATAAAACTGAATTCCTAAAACGTACAAGAAATGTTGGTCTCTTGGTGGTATCGATTGCTGTGTTGCTCCACTCTCTTTCCCACCTCTTGCTGTTAGCTGGAGACGTTGAGAGCAATCCTGGGCCTCAAATGG ATGAGACAATGACACTTGATGATATAAAGGAAGCTCACACTAAACTGCACGACTCTCAGAACAAATGGTTTGAGATTGGACAAGCTCTACAtgttgatgatgtcatactaGATAGCATCAGAAAGCagtgtgataatgatgacAGCACCTGTCTTCGTGAAATGCTTGCTCACCGTTTGAAATCAGAGCCTCCTCTAACTTGGAAGGAGTTATTCAACTCAATAGCAAATTTACAGCTAATACAACTTGAGCCTGAGGGGCTACAAACCCAATCTG GATCATCTGGTCAACCAGTGAATACAGTTCTTCAAGGGCTATTGGACAAATATCAACTCAGTCCTTCTCAAGTCGACCGTCAAATTCAACGAATAGACATACCATTTTTGGCTGCCTATTTTGATAATGTTGAACTCTATGTCGATTTGATGGAATTAACCCCTGGTGAACAAACCGATGTCAAAGGTGCAGAAACTAATCGATTAGCCGTGATCAAGTGCTTGAAACTCTGGAAAGGAAAGAATCCTGCACAAGCGACATTCAAGACGCTTCTGGAGATGTTGGTAAAACTAATAAAGGGAGAGATTGCTGGTCAGATCTGTCAGTACTTGAAA GATCCAATCAAACGTACATTGCCTAATGACATCACCACGACCCAATCTTCGAAATCAGGGACCTGGACTGAGGATTTAATGAACTCACTTCCAACTCTGTCTAGTACGCAAAAAACATCTGACATACATAAAGAACTTGAAGATG AATTCAGTATACCAGGAGGCTGTACCCAGGAAGCCCTCTCCTCTGCCAAGTGGTTGCAAGATTCAATAGGAAAAAAGTGTGACATACTCCAACCTGACCACCCAGCTGAGCTAGCAGATGATGGAGACGTCTCTTCGGGAGATGAGTCGTTTCGTTCTGCCGCCGATAATCGTGACATTTTTGTGTGTCCTTACTGCAAAGAGTGTTCTCCACAACAATTCTTCTCTAAAGAAGGTTGCCCCAGGAAGACAAAATCTCTCGAAACTATCTCCCTCTTCCCTTATCTTGACGTTACTGGTCTTGATGATGAAGATGTCAAGTATTTGGAAGAAAAATTGATACTCGATACACGAAAGATTTTTATCAAGTTTTCTGAATTCTCCGTATGTATTCGGAAATCAATTGAAGGACAAGATACCTTAGACAATCTTCGAGATTGTGTATTGAGTGCTGTTCTTCCAAACGATCAAGGTGTGAGTGCACTTGATACTGAGCACAAAGAGATGGTCCTTGCGGCAAAAAGCCTTGCCAGAATATTCTCCATACTTCGAACTTACAACTATATCTCATTTTTGAACTACCAAATCATTGAGCTGCTTATTCAAGACTCAGGTTCTGCTATTGATCACAAAATGCTTGAACGATACCTGGATGATTTAAAAACCTTCTGCCAGAGAAGTGTTTTCGAAGTTCCTCCATCTGCTTTTTCAACATGCAAGTCTCGTAAGACAGCCAAAGTGTTTAAACTCAAATGCACAGAGTCGACATTAACACTAAACGAGGTTATAGTTCTACAAGACAAATTTGCTGAAATCTTAGGTCTGGAATTCAATGCTTTACAACTTTGCTCCGTCAGAAAAGGCTGTGTTGAGTTACACTTCTTGGTTTCCGCAGCTGTTGCTGAGTATATCTTCCCACTGTCCCCTTCTCAAGAGTCGGCACTCAGTGAGATTGGAGCGAGGCTTCTCCCATTTGACAAAAGGGAAAACAAAAG GCAAGACGAAGACGAAAACATCGATGCTCAGCCAACCCCCACCCCTCATGAAAATCTGCCCCAGTCATCCCACACACAAGAGCAACAACATATTACAACCGAGGAAAAGAAACCACAGCTATATCCCATATCTAAAGAAAGAGGGCCACGAACAACTGAAGACCTGGATCCTCAACAAACAACCACATCTCAGGAGAAAAAGCTACTTGAACCACCATCCAAACAGGAGGATGGAGAGAGACAACAATCCCCTCTACCTAAGCATTTGTCCCCATCTCTTGGTATATCATGCGATGATATTATGCCCAAGAAAACAGATGAG GGACTGCAAACCCCACTCCATGTTGCCTGTGAGAATGGCCACACTGAGACTGCCcagttgttgattgacagaGGAGCAGATGTGAACCATGAAAATAAGGTATGTTTTATAGCTAGAGCGAAGTAA
- the LOC135335800 gene encoding transcriptional regulator QRICH1-like, which translates to MGIWNEWRYNRLIYYGIPIPEIETLSSTEIADYLCKFVLEIRKKNGDEFPPNSLHHILCGIQRYLRINGKPSIDFFKDPAFANFKLSLDAEMKRLQKLGLGSKKRQAEPLTIEEEELLWSTGLLGCSSPQTLVDTMVFMTGLYFALRSGDKHRQLRFEPCQIELVERSGERPHLVYTEDISKNRPGGIKGRKVKPKVVLHHANLENPDRCFVRIFKLYNSLCPENRPNNAFYLKPLQKPKPGAHWFSAKPLGRNTLEGTVARLCREAAIPGFKTNHSLRATTATRLYQAGVDEQLVME; encoded by the coding sequence ATGGGAATTTGGAACGAATGGAGGTACAACAGGCTAATTTATTATGGCATCCCTATACCAGAAATCGAAACGCTAAGCTCAACAGAGATAGCAGACTACCTCTGCAAGTTTGTCCTCGAAATTCGAAAGAAGAATGGAGACGAATTCCCTCCTAACTCGCTTCACCACATACTGTGCGGAATTCAGCGCTACTTGAGAATCAATGGAAAACCTTCAATTGACTTCTTCAAGGACCCTGCATTTGCTAACTTCAAGTTAAGTCTAGATGCCGAGATGAAACGACTGCAAAAACTGGGACTAGGATCGAAGAAGAGACAAGCTGAACCACTGACAATTGAAGAAGAAGAGCTTCTATGGAGCACGGGTTTGCTTGGTTGTTCTAGTCCCCAGACGCTTGTTGACACCATGGTTTTCATGACGGGACTCTATTTTGCTTTGAGAAGTGGAGACAAGCATAGACAATTACGATTTGAGCCTTGTCAAATTGAGCTTGTTGAGCGATCAGGAGAACGACCACATCTAGTCTACACCGAGGACATTTCAAAGAATCGGCCAGGTGGTATCAAGGGGAGAAAAGTGAAGCCTAAAGTTGTTTTACACCACGCGAATTTGGAGAATCCTGATAGGTGCTTTGTTCGTATCTTCAAGTTGTACAACAGTCTGTGTCCCGAAAATAGGCCGAATAATGCATTCTATCTGAAGCCACTCCAAAAGCCAAAGCCCGGAGCTCATTGGTTTTCTGCAAAGCCTCTAGGGAGAAACACTCTGGAGGGAACTGTTGCAAGACTCTGCCGAGAGGCTGCCATACCTGGATTCAAGACAAACCATTCACTTCGCGCAACTACTGCTACACGACTCTACCAAGCAGGCGTGGATGAACAGCTGGTTATGGAATGA